From the genome of Tsukamurella pulmonis:
CCTGGACCCGATCCGCCCCGGTATCAGCGTCGGCAACGTGAAGGTCTCCGCCGGCACCATCGGCGCGATCGTCTACGACCGCACCGACGGCACCCCGCTCATCCTGTCGAACTGGCACGTCCTCAACGGTCCCGACGGTGCCATCGGAGACACCGTCGTGCAGCCCGGCGCGTACGACGACGACCGGGTCGACGACAACCGGCTCGGCGTGCTGTACCGCTCGCATCTCGGCGTCGCCGGGGACTGCGCCGTCGCCACCATCGAGGGCCGCGGCTACGAACCCGAGCCCCTCGGGCTGACCGTCGCGCCCACCGAACTCGGCGAGCCCGAGCTGGGCGACAAAGTGATCAAGAGCGGCCGCACCACCGGCGTCACCCACGGCGTGGTGCGCCGGGTGGACGTCGTCGTGAAGATCAACTACGGCGGCGCAGCCGGCGAGCAGCAGATCGGCGGCTTCGAGATCGGTCCGGACCCGCGGAACCCCGCGCCCGACAACGAGATCAGTCAGGGCGGCGACTCGGGATCCGTCTGGCTGTTCAAGGCCGCCAACGGGCGTCCCACCGGCGTCTTCGCCGGCCTGCACTTCGGCGGCGAGGCGGCCGGCAGCCCCGACGAGCACGCGCTCGCGTGCCTCGGCAAGTCCGTGTTCACCAAGCTCGGCATCACCCTCACGCCGCCCGACGGTGCCCCGACGGCGCAGGCCGCCGGCGGCGCTCGGATCGGCGCCGGGTACGACCCCGATTTCCTCAGCACCGCGGTACCCGTGCCGTCGGTGGACGCGAGCCTGAAGGATGACGCCGTCGATGTCGACGGCAGCCCGATCATCGACTACACGCACTTCTCGCTGACGCAGAGCCGGTCGCGGCGGCTCACGCGGTGGGTCGCGTGGAACATCGACGGTGCCAGCCTGCAGAGCATCGATCGGAGCGGTTCGAAATTCGTCCTCGATCCGCGACTCCCCGCGGACACGCAGGTCGGAAACGAGCTGTACGCCGGCAACCGCATCGACCGCGGTCACGTCGCCCGTCGCGCCGACCTCACCTGGGGCAGCAAGGCCGAGGCGGAGCAGGCCAACTCCGACTCGTTCTACTACACGAACATCTCCCCGCAGGTCGATGACTTCAACCAGAGTGCCCGCCAAGGCATCTGGGGCCTGATCGAGAACGCGGTGCTCACCGACGCCGAGGCGGAGGATCTCAAGGTCAGCGTCTTCGGCGGGCCGGTGTTCGGCGACGACGACCGCACCTACCGCGGCGTCGCTCTCCCCTGCGAGTTCTTCAAGGTGGTCGCGTTCGTCGGCGACGGGAAGCTCGTCGCCCGCGGATTCCTGCTCACCCAGAACCTCGATCGGCTCGAGGCCCTCGATCTCGACGAGTTCCGCGCCTACCAGGTGAGCCTGACGACGATCGAAGAGCGGACCAAGTTGCGCTTCCCGGATGAGCTCCGCACCGGTGACACCTACAGCGCGCCGGAGGACATATCTGACTACGAACCATTGGCCAGTCTGGGCGATATCGCCTGGTAGCGACCTTGGCGCCCGTCCGGAATCGCCGCTGTTCTGTCGTCCGCGCCACTCGAAACGCTGACCTGACGTACGCACTCAGCACCTCATCACGTGGCGGCACCTGATCTCAGCCAGCCGCGGACATGGAGTGACTCACCGCCTATTCTGCACGCATGCACCTCACCAACACCTGCTGGTCCTGCGGCGTACTGACCGGACACGTGCTTATCGAAGCGCGAACGGATTCAGACGATGACGGCGAGTACCGAGTGCAGGGTGCGTTCTACTGCCTGTCTTGCAATGCTATGTCGACGGGAACAGTTGAGGTCTACCACACCTACGACGACTTCCGGGTAGATGCATTCAAGGATGTG
Proteins encoded in this window:
- a CDS encoding DNA/RNA non-specific endonuclease, producing MAGNKRKPTAPSTTQAKDAPPASSEALRRFVRARASDYLADPNVTSVGIGYKVVDGKPTDTVALQFTVRRKAAPEALESLGTSLLPESVEVDGVAVPTDVLERSFELSYRVVAEPEAAPAEAKARLDPIRPGISVGNVKVSAGTIGAIVYDRTDGTPLILSNWHVLNGPDGAIGDTVVQPGAYDDDRVDDNRLGVLYRSHLGVAGDCAVATIEGRGYEPEPLGLTVAPTELGEPELGDKVIKSGRTTGVTHGVVRRVDVVVKINYGGAAGEQQIGGFEIGPDPRNPAPDNEISQGGDSGSVWLFKAANGRPTGVFAGLHFGGEAAGSPDEHALACLGKSVFTKLGITLTPPDGAPTAQAAGGARIGAGYDPDFLSTAVPVPSVDASLKDDAVDVDGSPIIDYTHFSLTQSRSRRLTRWVAWNIDGASLQSIDRSGSKFVLDPRLPADTQVGNELYAGNRIDRGHVARRADLTWGSKAEAEQANSDSFYYTNISPQVDDFNQSARQGIWGLIENAVLTDAEAEDLKVSVFGGPVFGDDDRTYRGVALPCEFFKVVAFVGDGKLVARGFLLTQNLDRLEALDLDEFRAYQVSLTTIEERTKLRFPDELRTGDTYSAPEDISDYEPLASLGDIAW